The window GCTTCGATCCGAAATACAAGACACTGAAATATACACGCCCGAAAGAATGTGCGACCTGTCCATTACAACACGACACCCTTTGTCAAAAGACCTATAAAATTAGACAATCCACGGATTTCAGGAAGTACACCAATCCAGCCAGGGGATCGAAAAAGTGGGATGAACTGTACAAGGAACGTACCGCTGTCGAACGGGTCAATGCGTATTTAAAAGAATTCTTCGGGCTCAATAATGTCCGTCATCGAACTGGAAAGAAAGCGAAGCTGCACTTCCAATTGGTGACGCTTGTTTATAATGCTTCAAAATTAGCCACGGATCGGATCAGAGTAGTAATGAAGCAACAGTCGTTACAAGTAGCTTAACTACATCGAAATTTTATTTTTAAAAAACTTGAAAATCATCAAGGGGCTACTCTACACATTTTTAAAAATGGCTATTATGAAATTGATTCATATAAGTTAAAATAAAAATTTTCTTCAAATCCGCTTCGGCTCTCCCTTGAAAGGTCCTTCGCTCAGTTTATAAAAGAATAGTATACGCACGAAAAGAAAAAACGACGTTTCCATAAGGGACGCCGTTTCTATTCTTATTTAACTTGTGCACCATTCGCTAGTGACGGGTCAACCGTTGCAAGTTTCAAAATACCGTCTGACTTCCCAGCTAGAATCATGCCTTGGGATAGTTCGCCGCGTAATTTCACAGGTTTCAAGTTAGCTACCACAATAACTTTTTCACCGATAAGCGCTTCCGGTTCATAATGTTCCGCGATGCCTGATACAACTTGCCGCTGCTCATAGCCCATATCTAGCTGCAGCTTTAGTAATTTATCCGCTTTCGGAATTTTTTCACACGCGGTTACTGTCGCAACGCGCAAATCCACTTTCATAAAATCATCGATTGAAATCTCAGTTTCAACCGCCTCTTCAATCTCTGCCTTTTCAGGTTGCTCAACTTCAGCAGGTGCAGTGATTGCCATCTGATCACGGATATAAACAACTTCAATTTCCGCATCCAAACGCGGGAAGATTGGAACGCCTTTTTCTACGACTTTTGTGCCGGTTGGAATCGCTTTGAAATTGCCAAGCGTATCCCATGCAAGCAGTTTTTCATCTAGACCAAGTTGCGTAATGATCTGTTTAGGCGCTTGTGTCATGAATGGCTGCAATAAGATAGCAATGTGACGGAGTGAAGTTGCAAGATGCATCATTACAGATGCCAATTTTCCTTTATCTGCTTCATCCTTCGCCAATACCCACGGAGACGTCTCATCAATGTATTTGTTGGTCCGTGATATAAGAGCCCATAAATCGCCAAGAACAGTGCTGAACTGCATATTTTCCATCGATGCTTCGTACTTTCCTATTGTAGTTGTGATGAAATCGGTCAAGCTTTCATCGAAATTAGTTGCTGTAAGACCTTCTGTCGGGATTTCACCATCAAAATACTTATTGATCATTGAAATCGATCGGTTCAATAAATTGCCCAAGTCATTCGCAAGATCATAATTCGTTCTTTCCACAAAGGACTCAGGTGAGAATACGCCGTCTTGCCCGAACGGCAATTCGCGAAGCAAGAAATACCGTGTCGCATCGAGCCCGTAACGTTCAACAAGCATCTCAGGATAGACGACATTGCCTTTAGATTTCGACATTTTTCCATCTTTCATCATAATGAATCCGTGTGCGAATACTTTTTTCGGCAACGGCAGATCGAGCGCCATGCAAAAAATCGGCCAGTAAATTGTATGGAAACGGACGATATCTTTTCCTACGACATGGACATCTGCGGGCCAGTACTTTTTAAATAACGAATCGTCTTCAGACTGATAACCAAGTGCATTAATGTAGTTTGTTAAAGCGTCAACCCATACATAAATAACATGCTTCGGATCTCCAGGAACTTTTATACCCCAATCAAACGACATACGGGAGACAGATAAGTCTTCAAGGCCGGGTTTGATAAAGTTATTAATCATTTCATTTTTACGTGATTCCGGTTCAATAAATTTCGGGTTATCTTCGTAAAACTTCAACAATCTGTCCGCGTACTTCTTCATATTGAAGAAATACGATTCTTCCTTCACTTTCCGAACCGGACGTCCACAGTCTGGACAATTGCCGTCTTCAAGCTGTCCTTCCGTGAAATACGTTTCACAAGGCAGGCAATACCATCCTTCGTACTCACCTTTATAAATATCGCCGTTATCAAGAAATGTTTTGAAAATCTTTTCGACACCTAATTTATGGCGCTCTTCCGTCGTGCGAATGAAGTCATCATAGGAAATGTCCATAATGCTCCAGACCTTTTTTGCAACTTCTGCAATGCCATCTACATATTCTTGCGGCGGCATACCTGCCTCGTCCGCTTTCTCTTGTATCTTTTGTCCGTGTTCATCCATTCCAGTTAAGAAGTGGACATCATATCCGCGCAATCGTTTATAACGCGCCATGGCGTCAGAAGCAACAGTGGTATAAGCGGTACCGATATGAAACTTGCCGCTTGGATAATAAATCGGTGTAGTAATATAAAAAGTTTTATTTTGATCAGCCACGAATATTCCTCCAGTGTATAAGTATGTAATGTCTATTCTATCGAAAGCACCCTGACGATACAATGAAATTCCCTGCCTATGGTCTGCATTATTATTGCTTTTTCATCTATTAGTCTAGCCGAAGGAAATAACGAAATGCCTTTTTTAAAAAAACTACTATTTTTCTCATAGTTTTAAGCACCTAGTATTGACGTTAATTGGAAGACTTGGTATGATGAAATGGTTAAGAGAATTATGTCGAATTTTGACGAAAGCAAAAGTATGGAAAGGAGTTTTAGTCATGAAATCCACTGGTATTGTAAGAAAAGTTGATGAACTTGGACGTGTGGTAATTCCGATTGAATTACGCCGTACACTTGGTATTGCACAGAAAGATGCTTTGGAAATTTACGTTGATGAAGATAAAATCATTTTGAAGAAATATATGCCAAATATGACATGCTCGATTACGGGCGATGTGTCTGACGACAATTTAAGTCTTATCGATGGTAAGTTGATTTTGAGCCCAGAGGGCGCAAAACAACTCATCAAGGAAATTGAAGATAGCTTAAAAAAGTAATTTTATAATACGATTATCCAGACCGGTTATCCGTTCTGGATCTTTTCTATTTCACACGATTTTGTTGCATTTATTCAATTTCAACATGAAATTCTTTATAAACGTCACGACGACTTAGTCCACGGTCATTTGCTACTAGTCGAATTGCCTCTTTTGAACGAATATCTTCTCTTTTCATCAATTCTGATACATGATCACGGATTTCCAAGTTGCTCCACCACTTCTCCTGCTCTTCGACAACCACTCCATCACTGCCTCCGATAACAATACAGAACTCCCCACGTATCTCATTTGATTCTGCCCATAAAACAGCTTCCTCAAGCGTTCCACGAAGGAATTCCTCGAAACGTTTTGTCACTTCCCTTGCAAGGGCAACAGAGCGCGTCCCGCCAAAACTCACCTGTAATGCACGCAAGGTTTCTTTCAGCCTATGGGGTGCCTCATACAAAATGACTGTCTCTTCCCGTAGTTTTAAATCGTCTAATTGAATGTTCCGATCTTTCTTCTGACGCGATAAAAAGCCAAAAAACGTAAAAGGCTGCGGTACTAATCCGGAAGCGACTAGCGCACTGATTGCCGCATTCGCACCTGGTACCGGAACCACGTCATACTCCGCAACTATCGCTTTGGATACAATGTCTGCGCCCGGGTCAGAAATGCA of the Sporosarcina sp. FSL K6-1508 genome contains:
- the metG gene encoding methionine--tRNA ligase; protein product: MADQNKTFYITTPIYYPSGKFHIGTAYTTVASDAMARYKRLRGYDVHFLTGMDEHGQKIQEKADEAGMPPQEYVDGIAEVAKKVWSIMDISYDDFIRTTEERHKLGVEKIFKTFLDNGDIYKGEYEGWYCLPCETYFTEGQLEDGNCPDCGRPVRKVKEESYFFNMKKYADRLLKFYEDNPKFIEPESRKNEMINNFIKPGLEDLSVSRMSFDWGIKVPGDPKHVIYVWVDALTNYINALGYQSEDDSLFKKYWPADVHVVGKDIVRFHTIYWPIFCMALDLPLPKKVFAHGFIMMKDGKMSKSKGNVVYPEMLVERYGLDATRYFLLRELPFGQDGVFSPESFVERTNYDLANDLGNLLNRSISMINKYFDGEIPTEGLTATNFDESLTDFITTTIGKYEASMENMQFSTVLGDLWALISRTNKYIDETSPWVLAKDEADKGKLASVMMHLATSLRHIAILLQPFMTQAPKQIITQLGLDEKLLAWDTLGNFKAIPTGTKVVEKGVPIFPRLDAEIEVVYIRDQMAITAPAEVEQPEKAEIEEAVETEISIDDFMKVDLRVATVTACEKIPKADKLLKLQLDMGYEQRQVVSGIAEHYEPEALIGEKVIVVANLKPVKLRGELSQGMILAGKSDGILKLATVDPSLANGAQVK
- a CDS encoding AbrB/MazE/SpoVT family DNA-binding domain-containing protein translates to MKSTGIVRKVDELGRVVIPIELRRTLGIAQKDALEIYVDEDKIILKKYMPNMTCSITGDVSDDNLSLIDGKLILSPEGAKQLIKEIEDSLKK
- the rsmI gene encoding 16S rRNA (cytidine(1402)-2'-O)-methyltransferase, coding for MKSQKSAELGGGKLFLVGTPIGNLEDMTFRAVRILKEVDMIAAEDTRNTIKLCNHFEIKTPLTSYHEHNIEIGGEKILTMLAEGKTVALVSDAGMPCISDPGADIVSKAIVAEYDVVPVPGANAAISALVASGLVPQPFTFFGFLSRQKKDRNIQLDDLKLREETVILYEAPHRLKETLRALQVSFGGTRSVALAREVTKRFEEFLRGTLEEAVLWAESNEIRGEFCIVIGGSDGVVVEEQEKWWSNLEIRDHVSELMKREDIRSKEAIRLVANDRGLSRRDVYKEFHVEIE